A region of Thermococcus argininiproducens DNA encodes the following proteins:
- a CDS encoding glycosyltransferase family 2 protein translates to MYKEHKIGVVVPAYNEEALIGETLANIPDYVDRIYVVDDGSKDKTSEIVEEFMKRDSRITLIKHETNQGVGKSIIDGYKEALKGDIDIVAVMAGDNQMDPTYLPNLLDPIVEGKANYTKGNRLLGPEYVRNMPKFRYIGNMILTFLTKIASGYWHLMDPQNGYTAISKNALEKINLDSVYHWYGYPNDLLVKLNVYGFRVLDVPIPAKYGNERSKIKYTKYVINVSWLLLKDFFWRLKEKYLFYNFHPLVFFYVFGILFLLAGAGGVLFTFYQKFILHHNVFFFMMTLSLVVFGIGLTMFLFAMLFDMEEERRNYQNQMGGEHENIH, encoded by the coding sequence ATGTATAAAGAACACAAAATCGGTGTAGTGGTCCCAGCTTACAATGAGGAGGCGCTTATTGGAGAAACCTTAGCAAACATTCCTGATTATGTTGATAGAATCTATGTAGTGGACGATGGTTCTAAAGATAAGACTTCTGAAATAGTGGAAGAGTTCATGAAAAGAGATTCTAGAATAACATTGATTAAACATGAAACTAATCAAGGTGTTGGAAAATCAATAATTGATGGATACAAAGAAGCTCTTAAGGGGGATATCGATATTGTAGCAGTTATGGCAGGCGACAATCAGATGGATCCCACTTATCTACCTAATTTATTGGATCCAATTGTTGAAGGAAAGGCCAATTACACAAAGGGGAACCGCCTTCTGGGTCCAGAGTACGTCAGAAACATGCCGAAATTTAGGTATATTGGAAATATGATATTGACGTTTCTAACTAAGATAGCTTCCGGATATTGGCATTTAATGGATCCCCAAAATGGATACACTGCTATATCCAAGAATGCCCTAGAGAAGATTAATCTAGACTCAGTTTATCATTGGTATGGTTATCCTAATGATCTTCTTGTCAAGCTGAATGTCTATGGCTTTAGGGTTTTGGATGTTCCAATTCCAGCAAAGTATGGGAACGAGAGATCAAAGATTAAGTATACGAAGTACGTGATTAATGTATCCTGGTTGCTCTTGAAAGATTTCTTCTGGAGGTTAAAGGAGAAGTATCTATTTTATAATTTCCATCCACTAGTGTTTTTTTATGTATTTGGAATACTCTTCCTTTTAGCTGGTGCAGGAGGTGTGCTATTTACGTTCTATCAGAAGTTTATACTCCACCATAATGTATTTTTCTTCATGATGACACTTTCTTTAGTGGTCTTCGGAATTGGTCTGACAATGTTCTTGTTCGCGATGCTATTTGATATGGAGGAGGAGAGGAGAAACTATCAAAACCAAATGGGGGGAGAACATGAAAATATTCATTGA